Genomic window (Cucumis sativus cultivar 9930 chromosome 2, Cucumber_9930_V3, whole genome shotgun sequence):
TACAACATATATATgaagtatattattttttttataaatttataaagtatATTTCTTACATCGAAAAATATTCAGAATGAAGTTCACATACTACGTTACCTTCTTTATGATCAtcttatattgattttttttattctaataaatCTAATTTTGATCTAGCTAGCTAGCtggtgattttctttttctttttgtatgaGATAATTGACATGAGAGATTATCATCTCTCCTTATAATCAATACCGAACATTTTACGAGAGTTCATATGCAACAAATCTTGCTAATTGATATCCACGTGTTTGACATCTTTTAAAGTCTAgactacttttttaaaattctcatattttgaaaatgagtttaattatgtttgaatTGTTATTTTCACATAACTATACACAATAATGAGTAACCCTTATAGGTAAAATAATGTTGTCggttttcatattattttgattccaTCATTTTCAAGGCATGACACTAGAGGTGAGCGGCTGTTGGTTGGAGTTGATTTTTGAACTAAATTGACCACCAAACCGACAATGGTCAGTTTAAACAGTGTCAAAATCAACCTCAACTACTCAAGAGTATAAAACCTATCGACCGGATCATACATTAGTTTGGTCGGGATTCAATCAAATCATAATCTTTGACTGATCATCGATCAGTTTGATAATTGTTCAAATCCTCAATCaatatctctttctctccctcAACTGATGTTGTCCAACATTATTGGTTCAGTTGGTTTCAGTTGATCGGTTCAATTTTCCAATCTATCATGTTTGCTTGTATGTAATACTATTACCAAATTAagattattattcttaaattattGACCTTAATATTCACATGAATAGCATGTCAATAATTTCATCTAgaatattcaatatatatcatcatttaattaagttattaattaactagttttctttagtttccttctttctttttttctcttttatgacTTTCTCTTTTCGGAACTCATTGGTCTACCATGCTTTATGCATGATGCATGTGGGCTTATAAGCGATGACAATTTATTGAATTAGGATATTAATTCTAGATGATGCATTCATATTGAGTATATATAACATAGTAAAATCTCTTAAGTAAAAGTTGTGTAAATGCATCTAATATTTGATTTgcatatttaacaaaattatttgaatttctagCTAACTTTTCGTTAATGTGTGAGTATCTCATTAAGACAAtaacaatgttttattttttcaacttatttAGTCATCTCttaatgttaaaaattttgtttaactaAATAACACTTATTAGTAACCTTGAACAATAAATACCCCAATCTTTATTAAATCGGGTGGACCAATAAGATCAACAAtatatctaaacaattttgaataGAAGTagtaattaaactttttattaatcacacactttcaatatataattatttttcataacgTTTCTTTATTGTACATAGGCAAATTTAAACCTGcattagagagaaaaacaagGGAGAAAATGACTTTAAGTTGAAATTATAAGAACTAGGAcataaataccaaaataaacattttcaaaatcacttgtaaataagaaaactaaGAATCTTTTCTACAATTAAAGAAGAACGCACTGACACTCCATTTCTAATTGCTTGGAAGAGAATTCAAACCAAGTACACATTGGTTTTTCTTAATATGGCAACCAAtagtagaaaaaaatgacTACTCGAGGATATGCTCAAGTGATGACCATTTTATTCAAAGGGAAAGGAACGTTTCAAAAGGTACAATGTATCAAAGTCTAATATTAACTAGGCGAAAACGAAAAGATAATCACACGGTCCAAGAGAAATGCcacaaaatataagaaaatctTTCAATTACAACAGTTTAAAAGCAAAGTCACGAAAACTTATGACCAAAGTGGACAGCACATTTACCATTTTAAAGATACATAGacgttttaatttgttgtctCATGTTAGTTTGCACGATCCAAGAGAAATATAtgtcatggaatatatatatataatatatatatatatatatatatatatatatatatataaatgaaatctttcaattataatatttaaaagcaaaagcaaagtGATGACACGACCTCATGGATCAAAGTGAATTAACAATACTACTATACGATTGTAAAGATACGTATACGACGTTTTGTTACgttttttcatctttaattaattcaaaatttcatatttgttttgaaaaagtgTTGAAACCCTCCCctgattaaaaacaaattgagtTGGCAGTACTATCTCAAGCTAGGGCtgcctctctctctttcttattcaccacacaaaagaaaataattctCCCCCCATGTCCCTATTGCCAAACATGGCCATGAATTTTAACTTTATCACTATCCCTCCTTTCctctcctttcctttcctttccttcccttcccttttctttttctttttttctctctccctctctcaaaCACATATAAATTGCAGAGTCTTAGAACAATTTTAGAtcaaagagaagagagaggtttgggaatattttttttctagggCATATGGGTTTTGTTGAAGAATACTTGCCAGCAATGGCTATGTTTGGGCTTCAAGTGACTTATGCCATAATGGCTCTTCTCTCTAGGGCTGCCCTTTTGAAGGGCATGAGTCCTAgagtttttgttgtttatagGCAGGCCGTTGCCACTCTCTTTATCGCACCCATTGCTTATTTTTCCAGGTTTTTAATTCATTctgattatttataattatctaaattatatatattcttattttcttgtttttttctctagcTATTTATctgtgttttttattttctttcgaGATGAAAGGTCGAAATCTAGGAGGGTCTCTTTGAACTTGAGGAGCTTTTCTCTTATCTTCCTTGCTTCTCTTGTCGGGTACAATTCCAAAGACTCGGAAAACTCGTcgtcttttttcttattaggGTAAATATATCCAAATGGTCCTTGAATTAGATAATTCTCAATTTCAttcatacttttaaaaattctttttttttagtttttttttattattaaaatattattttaattactataatttgaagtttatttaattttggtcTAAATATACTTTCAATTGTCTCATTTTGGTACACTTACTTTGGATAAATctctaaaatttagtttatatgcATGTTTACAGTTGAAAGAACTtttttactaattatttttgaaaacatattcacatataaattaattttgatagactaaaattaagatttattaaaattgaataaacaCCAAAAGTCTTGGAAGCAAAATggtaatttaactttttttttccagaaaAGGAAactacttaattttttatagccgtacatttcatttttcaaagaataaaattcGAACGACAAATTAACAAACTCAATTTCTTCCACACACAATTCAATGATacataatttttctctctcacacacaaaTTTTAGTGTAAGGAATAAATTGAGAATTATGTAAAAGATGCGCAAGAaccattttatatatttagccTTCTTggcttatttatttttgggaaaaaatagaattaattcTTCTCCTAATATTGGAGGGTTTCGGCAGTGTAACGATGAACCAAAACGTTTACTTTGAGGGAGTTTTTTTAGTTAGCTCGTCAATGGCGACGGCAATGACTAATTTGATTCCGGCGGTGACGTTTGTAATAGCAACAATTGTTGGGTAAGTTTAATATtggtaaaaatatattctataACACCTTATAAACTTTTGAGTTGAGCTATATATTAAGATTATTTAATGGTATGAAAAATTTATAGGATGGAGAATTTGAAGATGGGAAGCTTGAGGAGCATGGCAAAGATTGGAGGGACAGTGGTTTGTGTGAGTGGAGCCATGTGCATGGCTCTTCTAAGAGGACCAAAGCTTCTCAATTCAACACAAGATTTTGGGTTGAAATCTACAATATTTGGTGTGGAAATTGGAGGCCAAACTGCTTGGTTATTGGGTTCCTTGTGTCTCTTTTGCAGTTGCTGTTGCTGGTcaatttggttgattttgcAGGTATAAATTCTCAATTCAttgtgttaaattaaaattagaaagaaaaaaaaattagggtttgttATCAAATCccaaatatactaaaattaaacaaaatagtttaaaatatagtaaaatatcacCGTCTATTTATCTATGAAAGCTATAAAGACCACAATAGATTACTGtgtatatatctatatatatatatatatatatatatatatatctatcatGAACCAGATATGATAGACACATATAATACTCTATCGATAAAAAACCGTGACATTGTGTTATGTTTTGGTAAATAGTACTTTCAAccgttttatcatttaaaataactttttaaaaaaattataaattaactGTATgttcaaacttaaaaaaagaatcatatCTTCTTTTAccttatatatacatatgagATGATATTTAGATTGATAGAGGCAATGGAACCATATTCTTTTGGCATATAATAGCAATATTGATACTAAGGGTGgggtttgttttgttaatttacttttgaagaaaatgagattggCTTTGTGGGACTATTTTGGAGAAGATTccttataaaaagaaaaagtgagcttgtttggttttatatttttgtttttgctagggccccttttttttttttctctctttaagtacttgttttagttttgtagATAGTTAGAGAGGCTTGGGTTGAGATTTCCTTTCCCAAAACAATTtccttttaggttttaggagCAATAGTGAATAAAACAAGACTAATCTAATTATTTGGTTAGTCGATAATATAGTTCTTTGAATCACAATCTTGTTGGttaggttttgtttgtttgaccTCCGTacagttttaaaagaaaatcaaacttatTATAATCACTACTTTTACTTTCCGacttttcttttggataagACTAATTTGAACAtgtattacaaaaaaaaaaagaaattaattaaaaatatctcgagcaaatagtaataataattatcgaTTGAAATAGGTACCAGCTTCAGCTAGCTATCCAGACAACTTATCTTTATCGGCATGGATGTGTTTGATGGGTACCATTCAATCCATCATTCTTACTCTATTGGTTGAACCAATCAATCTACAAACTTGGAAAATACATTCAACTATTGAACTTATTTGTTATCTTTTCTCCGtaagtattttcttttcattttccttttttaatgcAGGATAAATTGGCcttgttttatattatttttctaaattatgtttgttgcattcttttctctttcaatttcttacagtgagttttgtttttcttttacatttttataaaatataacaaattttcaaatattattatagatttttatttgtgtttatcAGTGCATTTGTGTATCATTACTTGttattgattgaattttaatttttttaaaaaaataattttagtagtttttgtaatttacaatactttttctataaacaaaTGGGTCGATTAATTCTTATacaatcaaattctaaaagcaaaaataagttatattaaaaaactatcctttcaagtttttaatacTTTgctttggtttttaaaaacgttggtaaaaatagatattaaaactataaatctagaatttagaaaaaaaaaatattgcaaacTTAGATCCATGTTTTTTAAACACTATTCGTGAGTagataagaaaacaaagaaatcaccggatgaaaatagttttaagtaagcttaaacttttaaaaactaaatgcAGAAACAAATTCGAATGTGTTTATAAGGAAGGAAAAATGTTTAACCAAAAGTTGTAAAGAAACGAGCCtagtttcaaaaaataaaaaatggttatcaaacgTAACGAACTAGAGTTGAACGATAGAGTTTTGATATTGgtgtaaaaaaattggttgGTAGGGAATTGTTGGGTCAGGTGTTGCCTTCTTTGTTCAAGCTTGGTGTGTTTCAAAGAGAGGACCTGTCTTCTCAGCAATGTTCAACCCTCTCTGCACCATTGTTACAACCATTTTGGCTGCCATTGTTCTTCATGAGGAAATATTTACTGGAAGGTATATTCTATATTCCTCTTTTCTTTACTGTTTCATTCTGTCTCTCTcctatattattttaacagttcaaaaatattattattctagtGGTCACCCCTCCAATGATTTTTGCTAACCCTACCTCATAAgcttaatttctttattattattggaacaaattaatttacagCTTGTTGGGGGGTGTGGCTGTGATTATTGGATTGTACATTGTTCTTTGGGGAAAAGCGAAAGATTATGCGAAGGTTGGAGCCAAATTAGAAAAGCCAAGTCTTGATCAAAAAGAAGAGGTCTGTGAATCACTTGAGAGAAGCACTGATCAAATTGATTTGGAGGAACCACTTTTGTCTAAAGAATAATAATCATGTGTAGATACATATCCTATATTATCCCCTACcccaaaataaaagttgttaGTATATTACATGTCAATTAGCAATTTTGATTTAGtcttgttatatatatatatatattatcttgtAGACAAGCATTATTCTCAGTTGTATCCTTCtctttttagttcaaaattttaatttcttccaatATTTATATTCAGAGTTGAAAGTTAGAAATTGATACAAATCAATTAATTCTCCTGCCATATATGGAGTGGATCGATAAATCTCATTAATTGTCCAAGTGCCCAAACGGTTTGCGATATGATCTGTGTGATCAACCAATGCATGTCAACAAATTTGCATGCATGTGAGCATTTTCTGCCATACTAACCTTAAGAATTTATTCTACAATGGACCTAACGAAAACGTTAAATTGACTCCATCACCTTCAACAACTGCATTGCAATCAAACTATTGGATTCTATAATGACCGATCGAACCATGGCCTCGAGAGGTAATAGCCTTTAACCCATAAATTATAGTCCAAACCTCCAACAACAACTGATCATATTACCGGCAAGACTCAACCTAAAGCTCACGTTCAATCACTGTCCACATGCAGCATTAAAGACAAAGTTAATTAGGACCTATATATAGAGGAGAGAGAGATCAATCTAGGTGGGTCTGCCTTCAAAAGCACAACCATCGGGTGAGATTTGGACGTTTCCACCATCGCTCTCACTGGCCCTACAAACTCATTAACAAAGCCTTGAATGGAATCAACCAACGTAGAGAGAAGAGAGTggaatattttatatgttttcctttttagtttttttttcaagtttaatttaatttagccatggagaaagaaagagagagaatgagagagaagattattgattttttaattagatttagAGGGACTGTTTAAACACATTCTTGAAATCCATGACTGAATAGGTCAATATTTAAAACACTACAAACTTAAACAAAGGCATTACCTTTCAAAACTCAAAGactagaaatatatttttttctaaaacttagtttcaaaaagttataaaagTAATTGTTTCCATGTGGAAAGACAGTATGTAaagatatttttcataattgataaaaaaaaaaaaaaaaaaaccattattcttttttgtctGACCCTATCcaataatatcatattatttctttcttctatacacaaaacatatcattttactgtttatattttcaacaaattttaaagaaaattggatAGGGTCagacaaaaaagaataatgattTTAGGTACGACCAAAGGCTTCCTAAAAGTGTGGGTGAAGACATGTGACTTTAATAGTTTAGGTTTGTTTTCAATTCTTatggaaattattattattttttggacATTTCCTACACATTATTTTACATCAACATATTATTAAACATCAAACTTTAGTTTATGCTTGTCTTGTATCAATATTgaaactttcaacttttggACGTGTATCAATCAATACCTTCCTCTAtactcatttaaaaaaatattgcttCAAACATATCATTCTTTCAATTAAAGTGAATtcatttataacattttattaacatTACACTTGAAGATCCTCAATGCAATCATTCAAGTTTTTTGAAATGCTGGATGCATGAAAATGACCATaggaattaataaattgattttttttttttttaaagaaaatcttaaTTGAGAATCTAAAGGagttttaattgatataattataatgcTCACCCAATATCCATTGATAAACATAGTATAATGGAGAGTGTAAATTGATGCACACAAGAATTGTTTCtataagttttatttgaatGGATATAATTCTAAAGCTAGTTATGAGTGTAactataaattgatattaagtGGGAAAACATTTTTCCAGGTCTGTCTACTTTGATTAATAATGAAACACATTTAAATTAGACATAAAgcatataaaatttcaatgttgcaattttaaacaagttatcattgtcaaatttgttttaaaattataaaaaaaagttaattatggtatttttagattgatttttcaagtgattaaatttaaaaaaatgtaaattgttTTGAGAATATTCATGTGTTTAACAACGGCATGGaatgagttttgaaaaaaaagttcatacaATAGTTTGGTTTagaataaacttttaaaaaccaacttttagataaacaaaattagagtGTTTAATGCttaatcttattatttttattagaaaaaactcTCGCTGCCACTTTCGGCCATTTTCTGGTTGGCCAACCTCTGAAAATCGTCTCCATGAACGGTGCGGACAAatcagtttttgtttatttttttccacaTGAACCACTTTTGGCTAACATTCAAGGACTGCTTTTTGATAATCGTTGCTGACCAAACttcaaataatcattttcTGGTGGCCGTTGTAGGCCAACCATCGCCATTGCCAACCGTCTCCAATGAACCTctgatcttttcttttttttggctACTATTTTTCGTTGACTGCTGCTTTTGtctactgttttttttttacaactgCTATTCATCAATAGGGGTGTGTCAAAATTGGACAAAACCAACAAACGGGACCTTTggtctattttttcttttagaaaagagAACTTGTTGGTCAACTaaggaataaaattaaacaatgtgGTAAGGTTCGGTCATCGGTTCACAGCcctaaaaaattgtaaaaaatcaaaccaaaccgAAGctttattatattgatatcGCCCAAAAGTTGTCGAGGCTTTTAATCAAGgtaaataattgttttgttCTCACATCAATTTTGCAGTATATTAGTGTAGAAATGGGTTGATGATCTATAGAGAACcgaatgatttttctttaagaacCACTTTTTGTAAGGTAACCACTTCGAGGGACactacaaaaaaatcaaaacaattgCGATGCCAGAAATAACGTCGGCTAAAGGTGTGTCGTTGTTGATCACCTTTCGTCGACGCACGAAATACTACGTCGTGGAaagtctaaaattaaatttaacgtGTTCACTTTCTCCAACACATCACCTTGTCAAACGTCGcaaagactccaacttcaagaacatcacgtgttccgcttcctccaaatcaaggGTAAGCATTCAATCAAGAGAGAGATCAgatgatcaaattctagagatagAACCACAtcacatcaaataaaaaaaatacaaccccaactcaagttcaactctacgaatcaaatttctttgcGAACACTCCCGTTCCCATCTCTACTTTTCTCTCAACTATTTCCTCCACAACTCTCTCAATTTTCTCTCCCACGATTTATCTTTCTTCCCCTTTTCACCACTCTCCCACCTTCTCGACTCACAAAACATTACTAAAAAAGCAACtaattatgaattgttttCATTTGGGAGGGTTGGAAAAGAAGGGAGGAAGGTTTATTCTCCCTAATTGGCCTCCAAAGgtattactttttctttattatgaattgtctttcttttctttcctaatTGAATGttgtttctaattaatttcaagaaatgtttgtatttgttagatttgttttgtttgaactTTAGTGAATTGAGTTTACCGTGACTTTAAATTGATtagatttaagatttattttggCTTCAAATCTATTAAATTTAGGGTTTACTGGGTACTAtcatgtttatttctttttataatgttagtttaatttgacttctaataaatttgttgtttactGTTTATTAATTTGGTTGTGTGAATGACTGGGTTTTGTTGGATTTGATATTAATCGGTTAtctaatatttgatattaattggTAATGTTAATTAAGTTGTGTTAATGACATAGTTGTTggatttgatattaattaaattggttaTGTGATGTTAAGTAATTTATTAGACTTAATTGATCATCATCTTCAGATGTCGCAATGTGATCGTGTTGCGGAGCAACAAATGTCTTCgtttattttatcttaataaATAAGTAGGTTCAAAATCGCCACCAACAATATTAAGATATAATTGGTCTacattaatttagatttaggtTTGAGAGTCACTCGTAGAAAATGTGTTAGCTCCCTATAAAACCCATCAAAATGGTTACTCAATTGtatcttttaaactaaatggatggttcacaaaacaaagttttgatttgtttttttaaatgtctcaTGATTCTCAATTcacatttaagaaaaaggataaacatgaattgataattatgggtAGCATAGGagacattagaaaaatgaagtttattttttatttacctagctcaaattaaaatatcaaagtttgatattttacTATCCATCACAAGATGTTCGTggaaaattttatgtatataaagaattaataaattccaAAGAAAACTATATCCCATTTTAAAAACgggatttttaaaaatagaagaatttgCAAACTATTTACGACacatagcaaaattttaatactcCAAGCCTAAAATGGATAAATAAGGgtctgttttcattttttaagaaacggATATGTTTGGTAACGTTTACGTTCcttatttcttgtttatgttttcattttttaagaaacaatgTGTTCGGTAACGTTCCATGTTTCTCGtcctaaaaaaatagaaacgtTTATCATTTTATAAGGAATTATtgggaataaaaaaaaaatagtttctattggtttctttttcctttttctcaattatttctattggtttttttttcctttttctcgaTTATTTCTATTGGTGGTTTCCattcctttttctcaattatttttattgatttccttttcctttttcttaattgttttggttggtttccttttcattttttccaattctttgtctattatttcattttccttttccattttcctctCCAAATAACCactctcttcctctttctctcatCATCTTCCTCTACAGGACACCTTCCACTTCGCTAAATCTGGGTTTTTCTCCTCCTCTTTGTGTGAATTGTGTTTTCGCCGTGGGTTTTTGCTAGATTTGTGTTTTAGCCGTCAGATTTTGTCTTCCTCTTTGTCGTGGGTTTTGGTCCTCCTCTTCATCGTGAGTTTTCGTATTCCTCTCGCCGGCTCTGTCCTTCAGATCTCAATCTTTATCTCGTTCTCCATAGGATTACAAGAAGACATTCCTATCtaagtttgataaaaaaaattatgtttaatggaggatatttatttttgtttgatgtttaattgaattaaacgtgaataaaataaaaaaaatatcaaagaaaatcaagaaataattatcaaacacatttttgtttatgtttgtttttttcaagaaacaagaaacatgcacatttctatttcttctaaaaaagaaggaacaaGAAATCAGAAATATGGAACAAGGAACAAGAAACGAAGAATGAAAACGTTATCAAACGGgccttaaaattttaaaccaagTCCAAcgtatccattttttttttttttgctataagatgtaaatagtttatattttcttctattcatGTAAATTCtccattatatatttattttcatcatttagaGTGGTAAAATCACCGGTGAatttttaaaggaaattttcataaatataacaaaacatcaaaatatttatgtgtaataaaatcataaaactcataaaactgaccatttttaattaggtttgttatttatttctatcttctttgttttgcaaattttctttttctttgggtCGTTTTTTCTCTTGcgtactttttcttttgttttttttcaaccattatttggtttaagattgtgtaccaaatataaaaaatctatttttcttttatttttttcaaattgttatttggttgttcaagAAATAGTCAAATGTAAACTATCATGTACGaaagaatctttaaaaaatcatttagatttggaaatGATCGTGTAGTAACGAAtgaccaaatctaaacgaaaggaattttgataaaaaaaattgattagatTCGAGTCGACCGTGTAgcaaatctaaataatctttgtacaagatcgtgtaccaaatatattacagGCGCCAATGCCAAACTAATATTGTGTTGATGgtgacatttttgttattttctacGGTGGATTGtgactttttttgttttcaaaattgttcacTGTAAATATATCGttgctttgttttatttttaattcaatttcacatttaaatcaaatcaacattaaaaacaatttaaaaaatctctcTTTTAACGTGTATGTCTAGACACACGAGGATCTTTtttaagagagaaaagagtGAGAAAGATAAAGTAATagataacaatttgaaaaataacaaatctaaaacaaaaattgatttatagCAAAATCACCTCATGTAGATatttttttgactttttttcaGTTGATTCTACCCCTTTATAGAGAGAACTTCATTTCTTGCAAACACAGTGTATTTGTATAGATGAACATAACCGAATATAAGTTAGaatcacaaattaaatatatttgcaaatctaccagtttttaaaaaatattaaataaatatttattttcggGATAAATCTGATTGAATATCAACATCCCCTATATTTATGTGTGTATTTTATACCAAAATTTCGGATTTGTAGGTTTCAAaacaactatttaaaaatttgtttaaacaattcataatatatatatactaatagctatctaattcttttttttcttctatcgATATaatgattgataatataatttgttcaTTGTACGGTTTGGTTAATAtttagtaacattttattatactaTACATAATACaccattttcatatttataattcaatttttataaatatttattttattatttgaatttgaaagtttagttgaaatatttccaaattttgaattttg
Coding sequences:
- the LOC101213601 gene encoding WAT1-related protein At4g30420, which encodes MGFVEEYLPAMAMFGLQVTYAIMALLSRAALLKGMSPRVFVVYRQAVATLFIAPIAYFSRSKSRRVSLNLRSFSLIFLASLVGVTMNQNVYFEGVFLVSSSMATAMTNLIPAVTFVIATIVGMENLKMGSLRSMAKIGGTVVCVSGAMCMALLRGPKLLNSTQDFGLKSTIFGVEIGGQTAWLLGSLCLFCSCCCWSIWLILQVPASASYPDNLSLSAWMCLMGTIQSIILTLLVEPINLQTWKIHSTIELICYLFSGIVGSGVAFFVQAWCVSKRGPVFSAMFNPLCTIVTTILAAIVLHEEIFTGSLLGGVAVIIGLYIVLWGKAKDYAKVGAKLEKPSLDQKEEVCESLERSTDQIDLEEPLLSKE